The uncultured Desulfobulbus sp. genome window below encodes:
- a CDS encoding shikimate dehydrogenase, with amino-acid sequence MIDGQTKLFGIIGKPVTHSMSPAMHNGAFAHLGINGVYVPMEPSNLEQGFYGLQALGFIGVSVTVPFKVEIMAYLDSIDPVAQKIGAVNTLHFDRSDPQKVVCTGYNTDWMGSNQALADEMTLQGSRVLVLGAGGAARAVGFGLIEAGAEVIITNRTVSKGEDLAKQLGCAFVPAEDLAALEAEALVNTTSVGMHPFEDGIPIQENLLEKFAVVMDIVYAPLQTRLLREAAARGCRTIDGLKMLQYQGAAQFTLWTDAPAPNVTMREALLGELQARSL; translated from the coding sequence ATGATTGACGGTCAGACCAAACTTTTTGGTATCATCGGCAAGCCGGTGACTCATTCCATGAGCCCGGCCATGCATAATGGCGCCTTTGCCCATCTTGGCATCAATGGGGTCTATGTTCCCATGGAACCCTCCAACCTGGAACAGGGATTTTATGGATTGCAAGCGCTGGGGTTTATCGGTGTCTCGGTGACCGTTCCTTTCAAGGTTGAGATAATGGCTTACCTGGACAGCATTGATCCTGTTGCTCAAAAAATCGGGGCGGTCAACACCTTGCATTTTGATCGCAGTGATCCCCAAAAGGTGGTCTGCACGGGATACAATACCGATTGGATGGGATCGAACCAGGCCCTGGCCGATGAGATGACGCTTCAGGGAAGCCGGGTACTGGTGCTCGGTGCTGGAGGAGCTGCCCGGGCCGTCGGATTTGGTCTGATTGAAGCCGGGGCAGAGGTCATTATCACCAATCGAACGGTCTCCAAGGGAGAGGATCTTGCCAAACAACTTGGCTGTGCGTTTGTACCAGCAGAAGACCTGGCCGCACTTGAGGCGGAAGCGCTTGTCAATACCACCTCTGTGGGGATGCATCCCTTTGAGGATGGCATCCCGATCCAGGAAAATTTGCTGGAGAAATTTGCAGTGGTCATGGACATCGTCTATGCCCCCTTGCAGACCCGCTTACTTCGTGAGGCGGCTGCTCGAGGCTGTCGTACTATTGATGGTCTGAAGATGCTGCAGTACCAGGGAGCAGCTCAGTTTACCCTTTGGACTGATGCGCCCGCTCCCAATGTCACCATGCGAGAGGCTCTGCTTGGCGAATTGCAGGCCCGCTCCCTCTAA
- a CDS encoding dihydroorotate dehydrogenase electron transfer subunit — MPQFQEKSIVVTNERLSESYFRLVLKSPRIAAQAQPGQFVMAACGSTLDPLLRRPFSIHRCPGDGTLHLLIKIVGKGSRLLADLQTGESVDLLGPLGKGFTLAPDKVCGLVGGGVGIAPLLYLVEEINTRHPQHLPLHVFLGGQSGDDIRQLGLEFEQLGAQVILATDDGSLGVEGLVTKPFATAVSSLQQVYVCGPMAMMSATAQLCQQNTVNCEVSLESHMACGLGACLGCTVHGADGTYRHVCKQGPVLPAEEIAWIR; from the coding sequence ATGCCTCAGTTCCAGGAAAAATCCATTGTTGTCACAAACGAGCGTCTCTCGGAATCTTATTTCCGACTGGTGCTTAAATCCCCGCGCATTGCAGCGCAGGCCCAGCCAGGACAGTTTGTCATGGCCGCTTGTGGATCGACTCTAGACCCTCTGTTGCGCCGCCCTTTTTCCATACACCGTTGTCCCGGCGACGGCACATTGCATCTGCTGATCAAGATCGTCGGGAAAGGCAGCAGACTGCTTGCCGATCTTCAAACAGGTGAATCCGTTGACCTGCTTGGTCCTTTGGGTAAAGGATTTACCCTTGCTCCCGACAAGGTCTGCGGACTGGTTGGTGGCGGTGTCGGTATTGCCCCCCTGCTGTATCTTGTTGAAGAAATCAATACGCGGCATCCGCAGCATTTGCCTCTGCATGTTTTTCTCGGAGGACAAAGTGGTGATGATATCCGCCAGTTGGGTCTTGAATTTGAACAGCTGGGTGCCCAGGTAATCCTAGCAACCGATGATGGTTCCCTTGGCGTCGAGGGCCTGGTGACCAAACCCTTTGCAACTGCCGTGTCATCACTGCAGCAGGTCTATGTCTGTGGTCCCATGGCCATGATGTCGGCTACCGCTCAACTCTGTCAGCAAAATACTGTGAACTGCGAGGTTTCTCTTGAGTCGCATATGGCCTGTGGGCTGGGTGCCTGTCTTGGTTGCACAGTGCACGGCGCTGATGGTACCTATCGCCATGTGTGTAAACAGGGACCTGTCTTGCCAGCGGAGGAAATCGCATGGATCCGTTAA
- a CDS encoding bifunctional aconitate hydratase 2/2-methylisocitrate dehydratase yields the protein MLEIYRKDVEERSSLGVPPLPLTAEQTQQVAELLVQGGADQSELLTLLADRVEPGVSKSAAVKAAWLESVAVGTIEVADCTPEDAVTMLSQMGGGYNVAALIRLLQLPELAQKAAEALKGLTKIYEAFDEVVALAKTNQAAQEVLESWAAAEWFTGSPELAQTITFTAYKVEGEINTDDFSPGNQAQSRADIPLHATFFGRTRFPEGRESISDFRAKGETVGFVGDVVGTGSSRKSAINSVSWLLGDDIPNVPNKRRGGLVLGGIIAPIFYATARDAGVLAIEADVTAINTGDTLTLNLQEWTLKTEQGASIELKPAPLTLFDEYRAGGRLNLIIGRKLTQWACDALNKPFPALFNEVVNPEPKPDQAYTLAQKMVGRACGLSGVLPGTVCEPKMTTVGSQDTTGPMTMQEIAELACLRFKADLFMQSFCHTAAYPKASDLGRWQTMTETSTDCGGVALKPGDGVIHSWLNKMLVPDTVGTGGDSHTRFPLGISFPAGSGLVAFAGALGFMPLEMPESVLVRFHGKRRPGITVRDMVNAIPYFAIKEGLLTVAKKGKKNVFAGTILEIEGVDDLRVEEAFELSDASAERSAAACTLKLSVERVVANVQENVTLLESLIADGYEDNEALERRVTALKDWLNNPSLLAADAGAGYKAVLDIDLAELNEPLLACPNDPDDVKPLSEVAGTAIDEAFIGSCMTHLSHLQAASKLLQGESYAVSRLWIAPSTRMDRDAMQQEGGLSVFAQVGGRVEIPGCSLCMGNQARVQPGGTVMSTSTRNFDNRLGDGAQVFLGSTELTALTALLGKLPTVEEYFAFLEKKGVC from the coding sequence ATGCTGGAGATATACCGTAAAGACGTTGAAGAACGAAGCAGCCTTGGTGTACCACCTCTACCGCTCACCGCAGAGCAGACGCAGCAGGTGGCGGAACTGCTTGTTCAGGGAGGAGCTGACCAGAGTGAGTTGTTGACGCTTCTTGCCGATCGGGTCGAACCCGGTGTGAGTAAGTCCGCTGCAGTCAAGGCCGCGTGGCTTGAAAGCGTGGCCGTAGGGACGATAGAGGTTGCAGACTGTACGCCGGAGGATGCCGTGACCATGCTTTCCCAGATGGGCGGAGGGTATAATGTGGCGGCCTTAATTCGTCTGCTCCAGCTTCCGGAACTTGCCCAAAAAGCGGCAGAGGCACTCAAAGGGTTAACCAAGATTTACGAGGCCTTTGATGAGGTGGTCGCGCTTGCCAAAACCAATCAGGCCGCTCAAGAGGTGCTGGAATCCTGGGCTGCGGCCGAGTGGTTCACAGGGAGCCCGGAACTTGCTCAAACGATCACCTTCACTGCCTACAAGGTGGAAGGGGAGATTAATACCGACGATTTTTCTCCGGGTAACCAGGCCCAGTCCCGGGCCGATATTCCCCTTCATGCCACCTTTTTTGGCAGGACCCGCTTTCCAGAGGGGCGCGAGAGCATCAGTGACTTTCGTGCCAAAGGGGAAACGGTCGGTTTTGTCGGAGATGTGGTCGGAACCGGTTCCTCTCGGAAATCAGCCATTAACTCCGTGAGCTGGCTGCTGGGAGATGATATTCCCAACGTGCCCAACAAACGTCGTGGAGGTTTGGTCTTGGGTGGGATCATTGCTCCCATCTTTTACGCCACCGCCCGGGATGCCGGCGTGCTGGCGATTGAGGCCGATGTCACCGCGATTAACACCGGTGATACCTTAACCCTGAATTTGCAGGAATGGACCCTGAAGACCGAGCAGGGAGCTTCAATTGAGCTGAAACCTGCTCCGTTGACCTTGTTTGATGAGTATCGGGCAGGAGGTCGTCTCAATCTGATCATTGGCCGTAAGCTTACCCAGTGGGCCTGCGACGCCCTGAACAAGCCATTTCCAGCGCTCTTTAACGAAGTGGTGAATCCGGAGCCGAAACCCGACCAGGCCTACACTCTGGCCCAGAAAATGGTTGGCCGGGCCTGTGGGCTATCAGGTGTGCTCCCGGGAACAGTCTGTGAACCCAAAATGACCACCGTAGGCTCCCAGGATACCACCGGGCCAATGACCATGCAGGAGATCGCTGAACTGGCCTGTCTGCGCTTCAAAGCCGATCTCTTTATGCAGTCGTTCTGTCATACGGCCGCCTATCCCAAGGCCTCCGATTTGGGCCGCTGGCAGACCATGACCGAGACCTCCACCGATTGCGGTGGGGTTGCCCTGAAACCAGGGGATGGTGTTATTCATTCCTGGCTCAACAAGATGCTGGTCCCTGACACTGTGGGGACAGGCGGCGACTCACATACCAGGTTTCCCCTGGGGATTTCCTTTCCCGCCGGTTCCGGCCTGGTGGCCTTTGCCGGTGCCCTTGGTTTTATGCCCCTGGAAATGCCGGAATCGGTCCTGGTCCGTTTTCACGGTAAGCGACGCCCTGGCATTACCGTGCGCGATATGGTGAATGCCATTCCTTATTTTGCCATCAAAGAAGGTTTGCTCACTGTGGCCAAGAAAGGCAAAAAGAATGTCTTTGCAGGCACCATCCTGGAGATCGAGGGCGTGGATGACCTGCGGGTTGAAGAGGCCTTTGAGTTGAGCGACGCATCTGCTGAGCGCAGTGCCGCAGCCTGTACCCTGAAACTTTCAGTGGAAAGGGTGGTGGCGAATGTGCAGGAGAACGTGACCCTTCTGGAATCATTGATTGCAGATGGCTATGAGGATAATGAAGCCCTTGAACGGCGGGTAACGGCCCTGAAAGATTGGCTGAACAATCCCAGCTTGCTTGCAGCTGATGCAGGGGCGGGCTACAAGGCGGTTCTTGATATTGATCTTGCTGAATTGAACGAACCGCTTCTGGCCTGTCCCAATGATCCCGATGATGTCAAACCGCTGAGTGAAGTGGCTGGCACCGCCATTGATGAGGCCTTCATTGGTTCCTGTATGACCCATCTTTCACACCTGCAGGCGGCCTCCAAGCTCTTACAGGGGGAATCCTATGCGGTGAGCCGGTTGTGGATAGCTCCTTCCACCCGCATGGATCGAGACGCTATGCAGCAAGAGGGCGGCTTGAGTGTTTTTGCCCAGGTGGGAGGTCGAGTGGAAATCCCTGGCTGCAGTCTCTGTATGGGCAACCAGGCACGGGTACAGCCAGGAGGAACCGTCATGTCGACCTCGACCCGGAATTTTGATAACCGGCTTGGCGATGGGGCGCAGGTTTTTCTTGGTTCCACCGAGCTGACAGCGTTGACTGCATTGCTTGGGAAGCTGCCCACGGTTGAGGAGTATTTTGCCTTTTTGGAGAAGAAGGGAGTCTGTTAA
- a CDS encoding 4Fe-4S dicluster domain-containing protein, which yields MDKNRRNFLKVAGISTLAGLGGTAVVDRLVAGVNVAHASTEGGHGAEHGAAPAEHGHAVAADPNANRYGLVIDTKKFYEDPSLGEKCVKACIKTHNIPEFDEKKDEIKWIWMTNYENAFPENPNKYRDEETESNQLPIMCNHCDNPPCVRACPTKATFRNEDGLVLMDYHRCIGCRFCMAACPYGSRSFNWRDPRPFIKELNRDFPTRMRGVVEKCTFCAERVEKGQLPACVEACGESKAMVFGNLNDPNSEIRKVLKENHTIQRNPSLGTLPSVFYIV from the coding sequence ATGGACAAGAATAGACGAAATTTCCTCAAGGTAGCCGGTATTTCCACACTGGCAGGCCTTGGAGGAACTGCAGTTGTTGATCGCCTGGTTGCAGGGGTCAATGTTGCGCATGCATCCACAGAAGGTGGACATGGGGCAGAACATGGCGCCGCACCAGCTGAGCACGGCCACGCCGTTGCCGCTGATCCCAATGCCAACCGTTATGGTCTGGTTATTGACACCAAGAAATTCTATGAAGATCCAAGCCTTGGCGAGAAATGCGTAAAGGCCTGCATCAAAACCCATAATATTCCCGAGTTCGACGAGAAGAAAGACGAGATCAAGTGGATCTGGATGACCAACTACGAGAACGCCTTTCCTGAGAACCCGAACAAATACCGTGATGAGGAGACTGAATCCAATCAGTTGCCCATCATGTGTAACCACTGCGACAACCCGCCCTGTGTCCGCGCCTGTCCGACCAAGGCCACCTTCCGTAACGAAGACGGTCTGGTGTTGATGGATTACCATCGTTGTATTGGTTGTCGTTTCTGCATGGCCGCCTGTCCGTACGGCAGCCGCTCTTTTAACTGGCGTGATCCGCGTCCGTTTATCAAAGAGCTCAATCGCGATTTCCCCACCCGTATGCGCGGTGTTGTCGAGAAATGTACGTTCTGTGCAGAGCGTGTAGAGAAAGGTCAGTTGCCCGCCTGTGTTGAGGCTTGTGGTGAAAGCAAGGCTATGGTCTTTGGCAATCTGAATGATCCCAACTCCGAGATTCGGAAGGTCCTGAAGGAGAACCATACCATTCAGCGTAATCCTTCTCTCGGTACCTTACCTTCTGTCTTCTACATCGTGTGA
- the nrfD gene encoding NrfD/PsrC family molybdoenzyme membrane anchor subunit: MFEKALKGNKYYWMWLAFLGFFIAVACVCYLRQYFYGLGLTGMSRDVSWGLYISQFTFLVGVAAGGVMLVLPYYIHNFKAFGKITILGEFLAIAALLMCLMFIMADLGQPLRGLNVLFHPTPHSMLFWDMCVLWGYLLLNIICGWVILTAERKQVAPPKWIYFFVYISIPFAFSIHTVTAMLYCGLPGRHFWLSAIIAPRFLASAFAAGPALIVVMAMILKRVAHFDAGKEAIQKMVTIIIYAALANMFFVGLEFFVGFYSNIPGHMHTLQYLFFGLEHHGHVYNNLVPFMWAFIVLFFVGMALICYPKTRKGSDFWLAMGCLSIFVSFWLDKGIGFVLGGFVPTPVDEIVEYYPTLNELFITIGIWATGFFILTVLYKIAISVEHEVEA, from the coding sequence ATGTTTGAAAAAGCATTAAAAGGAAACAAATACTACTGGATGTGGCTGGCCTTCCTCGGGTTCTTTATCGCGGTGGCCTGTGTCTGCTATCTGCGGCAGTACTTCTATGGTCTCGGGTTGACCGGCATGAGCCGCGACGTCTCCTGGGGTCTGTATATCTCTCAGTTTACCTTCCTGGTCGGTGTTGCGGCGGGAGGTGTAATGCTGGTGCTGCCCTACTATATTCATAACTTCAAAGCATTTGGTAAAATCACCATCTTGGGTGAGTTCTTGGCCATTGCTGCGCTTTTGATGTGCTTGATGTTCATCATGGCCGACCTTGGTCAGCCGCTGCGTGGTCTGAATGTACTCTTTCACCCCACACCCCATTCCATGCTTTTCTGGGATATGTGTGTACTTTGGGGCTACCTGTTGCTCAACATCATCTGTGGTTGGGTTATCCTTACTGCAGAGCGCAAACAGGTGGCACCTCCGAAATGGATCTATTTCTTTGTCTATATTTCCATTCCCTTTGCCTTCTCGATTCATACCGTAACCGCTATGCTCTACTGCGGTCTGCCTGGACGTCACTTCTGGCTCTCTGCCATCATCGCTCCGCGCTTCCTGGCATCCGCTTTCGCTGCCGGTCCCGCGCTGATCGTTGTTATGGCGATGATCCTTAAACGTGTTGCCCATTTTGATGCAGGCAAAGAGGCGATCCAGAAGATGGTGACCATCATCATCTACGCTGCGCTTGCCAATATGTTCTTTGTTGGCCTTGAGTTCTTTGTTGGCTTTTACTCCAACATCCCCGGCCATATGCATACCCTGCAGTACCTGTTCTTTGGCCTGGAGCATCACGGCCATGTGTACAACAACCTTGTGCCGTTCATGTGGGCCTTTATCGTTCTCTTCTTCGTGGGTATGGCATTGATCTGCTACCCCAAAACGAGAAAAGGGAGTGATTTCTGGCTGGCCATGGGCTGCCTCTCTATCTTTGTCTCCTTCTGGCTGGACAAAGGTATTGGCTTCGTCCTGGGTGGTTTTGTTCCCACACCGGTTGATGAGATCGTTGAGTACTATCCGACCTTAAACGAGCTCTTCATCACCATCGGTATCTGGGCCACAGGATTTTTTATCCTGACCGTCCTCTACAAGATTGCCATCAGTGTGGAGCACGAAGTCGAAGCATAA
- the aroA gene encoding 3-phosphoshikimate 1-carboxyvinyltransferase: MITITPVETIDSVVTVPGSKSLTQRALIAAALAQGTSKLLGPLASEDTSYTMEALRTMGVACDDSNPDCWVVEGKGGLITEPANDIFLGNNGTATRFLTSVASLGQGTFHITGSDRMAERPILPLMQALQGWNVDIVSDRDNGCPPLTIQAKGIAGDTTVLPEGKSSQYLSSLLLVAPYAASPAELKVQGEILSKPYVEMTLAVMADFGIRVEAAPSLNYFRIPQGCYQGGTYQIEGDASGASYFFGAAAVTGGRVTVTNVPVPSLQGDAKLLPFLARMGCKIEQTESGITVIGSHELEGIEVDMGDMPDVAPTLAVVAAFAEGATVINNIAHLRIKECDRVSAVVTELRKMGAEVEEEHDRMIIHGKAGGSNLHGARIETYNDHRMAMCFAVAGLRVPGVEITGEDCVVKSFPDFWQRFGRLAK, from the coding sequence ATGATTACAATCACACCTGTTGAAACGATAGATTCTGTTGTCACTGTTCCCGGCTCGAAAAGTTTGACCCAGCGTGCTCTGATCGCTGCCGCTCTTGCCCAGGGAACCTCCAAACTCCTGGGGCCTCTTGCAAGTGAGGATACCAGCTACACCATGGAGGCTCTGCGTACCATGGGGGTTGCCTGCGATGACTCCAACCCGGACTGCTGGGTTGTGGAGGGAAAGGGCGGGTTGATTACTGAACCTGCCAACGACATCTTTCTGGGCAATAACGGAACCGCCACCCGCTTTTTGACCTCTGTCGCCTCGCTTGGCCAGGGAACCTTTCACATTACCGGTTCCGATCGTATGGCAGAGCGTCCCATCCTCCCGTTAATGCAGGCCTTGCAGGGCTGGAATGTGGATATTGTCAGTGATAGGGACAACGGTTGTCCTCCCCTGACCATTCAGGCCAAGGGCATTGCCGGCGATACAACCGTGCTGCCTGAGGGCAAATCAAGTCAGTACCTCTCCTCGCTGCTTTTGGTGGCCCCCTATGCGGCCAGCCCAGCCGAGTTGAAGGTACAGGGAGAAATTCTCTCCAAACCTTATGTTGAGATGACTCTCGCGGTGATGGCTGATTTTGGTATTCGTGTTGAGGCTGCGCCCAGTCTCAATTATTTCCGCATTCCCCAGGGCTGTTATCAGGGGGGGACCTATCAAATCGAAGGGGATGCCTCAGGGGCGTCCTATTTTTTTGGAGCAGCCGCTGTCACCGGTGGTCGCGTCACTGTGACCAATGTGCCGGTCCCTTCGCTCCAGGGAGATGCCAAGCTTTTACCTTTCCTTGCCCGCATGGGGTGTAAAATTGAGCAGACCGAGTCCGGTATTACCGTCATTGGTTCTCACGAGCTTGAGGGCATTGAAGTCGACATGGGCGATATGCCCGATGTGGCCCCAACTCTGGCAGTGGTTGCCGCCTTTGCTGAGGGGGCGACCGTTATCAACAACATCGCTCATTTGCGCATCAAGGAGTGTGATCGGGTCTCGGCTGTGGTGACCGAGCTACGCAAGATGGGGGCAGAGGTCGAAGAAGAACACGACCGTATGATCATTCATGGTAAGGCTGGCGGAAGCAACCTGCACGGAGCCCGGATCGAGACCTATAACGATCATCGCATGGCCATGTGTTTTGCGGTTGCAGGTCTGCGTGTCCCCGGTGTCGAGATCACCGGAGAGGACTGTGTGGTTAAGTCGTTTCCTGATTTCTGGCAGCGATTTGGCCGACTGGCCAAATAA
- a CDS encoding prepilin peptidase has protein sequence MVFKIDYINRELQDMNLILPAFALLFGAVVGSFLNVVILRLPKDDASIVFPGSHCPVCQHPLSWWENIPILSYLVLKGRCRSCNTPISWQYPLVEAAMGLFSLLLFQRFGLSVDFCVLFVFFAALLVIIFIDIHHQIIPDTISLPGIVVGFLASFFVEYVSWKQSGLGLLIGGGILYLVAFAYYALTKRDGMGGGDIKLLAMIGAFLGWQSLLYVVFASSLFGSIIGLVAMAKQKKGGRTRIPYGPFLALAAMSWVLLQDQILMGWQWYLGLGRY, from the coding sequence GTGGTGTTTAAAATTGACTATATCAACAGAGAGTTACAAGACATGAACCTGATCTTACCCGCTTTCGCCCTCCTCTTTGGTGCTGTGGTGGGCTCCTTTCTCAATGTGGTTATTCTCCGTCTACCTAAAGACGATGCATCCATCGTCTTTCCCGGCTCACATTGCCCTGTCTGTCAGCACCCGCTCAGCTGGTGGGAAAACATCCCCATTCTCAGCTATCTCGTCCTTAAAGGACGATGCCGCAGCTGCAACACACCCATCTCCTGGCAATATCCACTGGTTGAGGCGGCCATGGGGTTGTTTTCGCTGCTGCTTTTTCAGCGATTCGGACTAAGCGTCGATTTTTGTGTTCTGTTTGTCTTTTTTGCTGCCCTGCTGGTTATCATATTTATCGACATCCATCACCAAATAATTCCCGATACCATCAGTCTTCCTGGGATAGTTGTGGGCTTTTTGGCCTCATTCTTCGTCGAATACGTCAGTTGGAAGCAGTCCGGGCTTGGTCTATTGATCGGCGGTGGGATTCTTTACCTGGTTGCCTTTGCTTACTATGCACTTACCAAACGTGATGGAATGGGCGGGGGTGATATCAAACTGCTGGCAATGATTGGAGCTTTTCTGGGTTGGCAGAGTTTGTTGTATGTGGTTTTTGCAAGTTCTCTCTTTGGTTCAATCATCGGTCTGGTCGCCATGGCCAAACAGAAAAAAGGGGGCAGAACCCGTATTCCCTATGGCCCCTTCCTTGCCCTGGCAGCCATGAGCTGGGTGTTATTGCAGGATCAAATTCTCATGGGTTGGCAATGGTACCTGGGACTTGGACGATATTGA
- the aroD gene encoding type I 3-dehydroquinate dehydratase, with product MDRGLICVSLAEKNENAVQQALAPVLDLVDLIEVRLDCMENPQVGNFIASTDKPILVTNRPHWEGGQWKGSEQQRTELLVQALGWGAQYVDIELLAADEVREIILTKAQAVGAQVVISSHDFTSTPAASVLEERFEQMRTSGADIAKIVVTAHDAAQCLRILSLQEKAMATNFPLSAFAMGSAGAISRLATLYLGGCMSYAALSPEQATAPGQLSVQELHAMLPVFSK from the coding sequence ATGGATCGAGGCTTGATTTGTGTTTCCCTGGCCGAGAAAAATGAGAATGCCGTACAACAGGCTTTAGCACCTGTGCTTGATCTGGTGGATTTGATAGAGGTGCGACTGGATTGCATGGAAAATCCCCAGGTCGGCAATTTTATTGCTAGCACGGATAAACCCATCCTGGTGACCAATCGCCCTCACTGGGAAGGTGGACAGTGGAAGGGCAGTGAACAGCAACGTACGGAGTTGCTTGTTCAGGCGCTTGGTTGGGGGGCTCAGTATGTGGATATCGAGCTGCTTGCAGCAGATGAAGTGCGGGAAATAATTCTTACCAAAGCGCAAGCGGTTGGTGCCCAGGTGGTCATCTCTTCTCACGACTTTACCTCAACCCCTGCTGCTTCTGTGCTCGAAGAACGGTTTGAACAGATGAGAACAAGCGGTGCAGACATTGCTAAAATTGTAGTCACTGCCCATGATGCTGCCCAGTGTTTGCGTATCCTCAGCCTCCAGGAAAAGGCCATGGCCACTAATTTTCCTTTAAGTGCTTTTGCCATGGGCAGTGCCGGTGCTATCAGTCGACTGGCGACGCTCTATCTCGGGGGCTGTATGAGCTATGCAGCACTTTCTCCCGAACAGGCGACCGCCCCGGGGCAGCTTAGCGTGCAGGAGTTGCATGCAATGCTTCCTGTTTTTTCTAAGTAG
- a CDS encoding dihydroorotate dehydrogenase — protein sequence MDPLILPPDLRVSIGDLSFANPVMTASGTFGYAREFNDYVQLDRLGAVAVKGISLEPRAGNPPPRVVETPSGMLNAIGLENVGVDRFIVEKMPFLRSCNCRVIVNILGDSIEEYARLSEKLTGIEGIDALEVNISCPNVKKGGVAFGTVPEMAQAVTKAVKGATSLPVIVKLSPNVSDIVAMAQAVAEGGADALSLINTLIGMAIDAKTRTPKLANIIGGLSGPAVKPVALRMVWQVASNVSIPVIGIGGIGTAEDAIEFLIAGATAIQVGTANFYDPGATEAIIDGISDYLTQQGETSVRDIIGSLKVGN from the coding sequence ATGGATCCGTTAATTTTGCCGCCAGATCTTCGTGTATCCATCGGGGATCTGAGCTTTGCCAACCCGGTCATGACGGCCTCTGGCACCTTTGGCTACGCTCGGGAATTCAACGATTATGTCCAATTGGACCGACTGGGCGCGGTCGCTGTGAAAGGGATCTCGCTAGAACCCCGTGCAGGTAACCCGCCACCACGTGTGGTGGAAACTCCCAGTGGTATGCTCAATGCCATTGGCCTGGAAAATGTTGGTGTTGATCGATTTATTGTCGAAAAGATGCCCTTTCTGCGCAGCTGTAACTGTCGGGTTATTGTTAATATACTGGGCGACTCCATTGAGGAGTATGCGCGGCTCTCTGAAAAGTTGACCGGTATCGAGGGGATTGATGCCCTGGAGGTGAATATCTCCTGCCCCAATGTGAAGAAAGGGGGCGTTGCCTTTGGTACGGTGCCGGAGATGGCACAGGCTGTGACCAAGGCGGTGAAGGGGGCCACCAGCCTGCCGGTTATTGTCAAGCTCTCACCCAATGTCAGTGATATCGTCGCCATGGCACAGGCGGTGGCGGAGGGAGGGGCTGACGCGCTTTCCCTGATCAATACCCTCATTGGTATGGCCATAGACGCCAAGACCCGTACGCCCAAGCTGGCCAATATCATCGGAGGACTCTCCGGTCCTGCGGTTAAACCCGTTGCCCTGCGCATGGTCTGGCAGGTTGCCAGTAACGTGTCCATTCCCGTCATCGGTATTGGTGGCATTGGCACGGCAGAAGATGCCATTGAATTCCTCATTGCCGGAGCCACTGCCATCCAGGTGGGAACAGCCAATTTTTACGATCCCGGTGCCACTGAGGCGATTATCGATGGTATCAGTGACTACCTGACCCAACAGGGCGAAACATCGGTACGGGATATCATCGGAAGTCTCAAGGTGGGGAATTAA
- a CDS encoding transporter, with protein MVRKNFWAGVVASCMLLAVPLGATGWAATSGSHYNYGVEGVLGATAPPPGWHYRMYNLWYNPDTLNDNNGNKIANGFDLDVFASVQRIIHVTDIKILGADYIYDILIPFIDQDFSVIGLSDSHSFSLGDIIVEPFVLGWHLPRWDVTFGLGFVMPTGHFEGNEPASPGLGYWSGLMTLGATYYFDEQKSWSASVLTRTLINSEQEDTDITPGSEFIVEWGVGKEFRPNNWMIRPGITGTSYWQISDDSDDLAPNIVADQNKQAHAIGAEVNFFYLPMLFQVNLRYLQEYGVENGPEDSRFVATLTKSF; from the coding sequence ATGGTGAGGAAGAATTTTTGGGCAGGTGTTGTTGCCAGCTGTATGCTTTTAGCTGTCCCGTTGGGGGCTACTGGCTGGGCGGCTACTTCTGGCTCACATTACAATTACGGTGTTGAAGGTGTTCTGGGGGCAACGGCTCCGCCTCCGGGCTGGCACTACCGCATGTATAATCTCTGGTATAATCCGGATACCTTAAACGACAATAACGGCAATAAAATAGCTAACGGTTTTGACCTGGATGTCTTTGCCTCGGTGCAGCGCATTATTCATGTAACGGATATAAAAATCCTTGGTGCCGATTATATCTATGATATTCTTATTCCTTTCATTGACCAGGATTTTTCAGTGATTGGTCTTTCCGACAGCCACTCGTTTTCATTAGGGGATATCATTGTCGAACCCTTTGTCCTGGGATGGCATCTGCCCCGCTGGGACGTTACCTTTGGCCTGGGCTTTGTCATGCCCACAGGGCATTTTGAGGGAAATGAACCTGCCTCACCGGGGCTTGGGTATTGGTCCGGTTTGATGACCCTGGGAGCCACCTACTATTTTGATGAGCAGAAATCCTGGTCGGCCAGTGTGCTTACCAGAACTCTGATCAATAGCGAACAGGAAGACACCGACATCACTCCTGGTTCGGAATTCATCGTTGAATGGGGTGTCGGTAAAGAGTTCCGACCCAATAACTGGATGATACGTCCCGGCATTACCGGCACTTCCTACTGGCAGATTTCCGATGACAGCGATGATCTGGCTCCAAACATCGTTGCCGATCAGAACAAACAAGCCCATGCGATAGGTGCCGAGGTCAATTTTTTCTATTTGCCGATGCTCTTTCAGGTGAATCTTCGCTACCTGCAGGAATATGGGGTTGAGAATGGCCCCGAGGACAGCCGTTTTGTAGCGACACTGACCAAATCATTCTGA